A single region of the Solwaraspora sp. WMMD791 genome encodes:
- a CDS encoding protein phosphatase 2C domain-containing protein, protein MLRVIPAVPTMRVDACSVAAGDQPDNEDQMLQYGDLVAVLDGATAPAGFDTGCRHGPAWYVRRLAAQLTLAAATAPADPLATLLAEAVRAVRGDHGGDCDLGHPGTPSSTVCLLRRTPGHLDYLVLCDSPLVVDVAGQVGVVADDRLAATMARLWQREPPATGTSATGTSATGTSGTGTSGTAAAEHADYRRAVQWQRQHTNTPDGYWVAAADPAAADRALCGTLPLTGPGRVRRAALLTDGATRAVDLFGLLDWPGLLDLLASAGPAELIRRVRAAETDGAVSLATGPRHKRHDDATAVFCLFDGG, encoded by the coding sequence ATGCTCAGGGTGATTCCCGCCGTGCCGACCATGCGGGTGGACGCCTGCTCGGTCGCCGCTGGAGACCAACCGGACAACGAGGACCAGATGCTGCAGTACGGCGACCTCGTGGCGGTCCTGGACGGTGCCACCGCGCCGGCCGGCTTCGACACCGGCTGTCGGCACGGGCCCGCCTGGTACGTGCGCAGACTCGCCGCCCAGCTCACCCTCGCCGCCGCGACCGCACCGGCCGACCCGCTGGCCACTCTGCTCGCCGAGGCCGTCCGGGCGGTACGCGGCGACCACGGTGGCGACTGCGACCTGGGCCACCCCGGCACCCCGTCGTCGACGGTGTGCCTGCTGCGCCGCACCCCCGGACACCTCGACTACCTGGTGCTCTGCGACAGCCCACTGGTCGTCGACGTCGCCGGCCAGGTCGGGGTGGTGGCCGACGACCGGCTCGCCGCCACCATGGCCCGGCTCTGGCAGCGCGAGCCGCCCGCCACCGGCACCTCCGCCACCGGCACCTCCGCCACCGGCACCTCCGGCACCGGCACCTCCGGCACGGCCGCCGCAGAGCACGCGGACTACCGCCGGGCGGTCCAGTGGCAGCGGCAGCACACCAACACCCCGGACGGCTACTGGGTGGCGGCCGCCGACCCGGCCGCCGCCGACCGGGCGCTCTGCGGCACCCTTCCGCTGACCGGGCCGGGTCGGGTCCGGCGGGCAGCCCTGCTCACCGACGGCGCGACCCGCGCCGTCGACCTGTTCGGACTTCTCGACTGGCCCGGCCTGCTGGACCTGCTGGCGAGCGCCGGGCCCGCCGAGCTCATCCGTCGGGTACGGGCAGCCGAGACCGACGGTGCTGTGAGCCTGGCGACAGGGCCGCGCCACAAGCGGCACGACGACGCCACCGCCGTATTTTGTCTTTTCGATGGCGGGTGA
- a CDS encoding ABC transporter permease subunit, with product MNTVESPDVHQPDQVAQRSGAAAGYRARFTLPLWAEVRRQASRRRTQLTLGFMALLPLIVLIAFEFDSGDDDDNGGGEFASLVELATSGGLNFTLFTIFVSSSFLLVVAVALFCGDTVASEASWGSLRYLLAVPVPRARLLTVKLVVALAYSGLSLVVLAATALLVGTVRYGWSPLRSTVAAEIPAGEGLLRLLGIVGYLAVVLLIVASLAFLLSVSTDAALGAVGGAVLLWILSSILDQITALGVLRDFLPTHFSTAWLGLLSTPTQTDDIVKGCVSALAYATVFLSVAYWRFTRKDVTS from the coding sequence ATGAACACTGTGGAATCACCGGACGTGCACCAGCCGGACCAGGTGGCGCAGCGCTCCGGCGCCGCCGCCGGCTACCGGGCCCGCTTCACCTTGCCGTTGTGGGCCGAGGTACGCCGACAGGCGTCACGCCGACGCACCCAGTTGACGCTCGGCTTCATGGCGCTGCTGCCGTTGATCGTGCTGATCGCCTTCGAGTTCGACTCCGGTGACGACGACGACAACGGCGGCGGTGAGTTCGCCAGCCTGGTCGAGCTGGCCACCTCCGGCGGGCTGAACTTCACCCTGTTCACCATCTTCGTGTCGTCGTCGTTCCTGCTGGTGGTGGCGGTGGCGTTGTTCTGTGGGGACACCGTGGCCAGCGAGGCGAGCTGGGGGAGCCTGCGGTACCTGCTGGCCGTACCGGTGCCCCGGGCCCGGCTGCTGACGGTGAAGCTGGTCGTCGCGCTGGCGTACTCGGGGTTGTCGTTGGTGGTCCTGGCCGCGACGGCGCTGCTGGTCGGCACCGTCCGGTACGGCTGGTCGCCGCTGCGTTCGACGGTGGCCGCCGAGATCCCGGCCGGGGAAGGGCTGCTGCGCCTGCTCGGCATCGTCGGCTATCTGGCGGTGGTCCTGCTGATCGTGGCGTCGTTGGCGTTCCTGCTGTCGGTGTCGACCGACGCGGCGCTCGGCGCGGTCGGCGGCGCGGTGCTGCTGTGGATCCTGTCCAGCATCCTGGACCAGATCACCGCCCTCGGTGTGCTGCGGGACTTCCTGCCGACCCATTTCAGCACCGCCTGGCTGGGGTTGCTGTCGACGCCGACGCAGACCGACGACATCGTCAAGGGCTGCGTGTCGGCGTTGGCGTACGCCACGGTCTTCCTCTCGGTGGCCTACTGGCGGTTCACCCGCAAGGACGTCACGTCCTGA
- a CDS encoding alpha/beta fold hydrolase, with the protein MPTPMSARLRRALPRPYQRRLAGGLLAVAVVAAVVTWAVWPESAPYTTAEQRITVLSGPDGDQPVDLDTTFYLPKSASAAQPVPAVLLAHGFGGSKQTVAADAEELAALGYAVLAYTARGFGASGGQIHLNNPDYEVRDASRLLDWLASRPEVRTDADGDPQVGVVGGSYGGALALLLAAADDRVDAIVPMITWNDLAGAFLPEASGADPVDGVFKKGWAGLFFGSGGVSAGGPGMPIGAGQPASGPGTDPGADPAGPGTDPAGPATDPADPAAGQPPGPGDPASDPAADPAADPVAGGVACGRFATEVCAAYLQIATTGRGTPEAVALLDQASPDRVLDRITAPTLLIQGGADTLFPLAEADANARGIAANGTPVRVAWYTGGHDGGAGPQSDQDRVKFLTAGWLDHYVAGEGAAPDDSFTWSRVAGFDAMDRGLVATGYRIADYPGTAGTDRTTVEVAGPAQPVANPPAGNPAAISSLPLAGGLAGLLGGVVSELPGQHTHFDSAPLTDPVEVVGAPTVTIRAASPTGEAVLFVKLYDVDPDGTMSLPSGLVAPVRLTGLPADVAQAQPVEVTLPAIVHRFEAGNRLRIVVATSDQAYATPVEPTVYTVGIGSGDAAPVSLPQVAGEPIATSAALWRWVLAGLVAAIVIGLAVVVTVVRLRQRRADHTVVAAYAQTPLVVRDLRKEYADGFVAVERVDFTVERGQVVGLLGPNGAGKTTTLRVLMGLTQPTTGEILVFGHRLVPGAPVLSRIGSLVEGPGFLPHLSGIDNLRAYWRATGRPAADAHFDEALEIAGLGDSVHRRIRNYSHGMRQRLAIAQAMLGLPELLVLDEPTDGLDPPQIAEMRRVLKRYATGGRAVLVSSHLLAEVEQTCTHAVVVNKGRIVAAGPVDEIVGDSPSVQFDVSDVAAAEAVLDRLPGVRAVAADNGGLIVDVDGTARSEVVAELVRAGVAVDRVVPRRRLEDAFLALVGENSRGSGDR; encoded by the coding sequence ATGCCGACTCCGATGTCCGCGCGGCTGCGCCGTGCCCTGCCCCGGCCCTACCAGCGGCGGCTGGCCGGCGGGCTGCTCGCGGTCGCCGTCGTCGCCGCCGTGGTGACCTGGGCGGTCTGGCCGGAGTCGGCGCCGTACACCACCGCCGAGCAACGGATCACGGTGCTCTCCGGTCCGGACGGTGACCAGCCGGTCGACCTCGACACCACGTTCTACCTGCCGAAGTCGGCGTCGGCGGCGCAGCCGGTGCCGGCGGTGCTGCTCGCGCACGGCTTCGGCGGCTCCAAGCAGACGGTCGCCGCCGACGCCGAGGAGCTGGCTGCCCTCGGGTACGCGGTGCTGGCGTACACCGCCCGGGGGTTCGGCGCCAGCGGTGGCCAGATCCACCTGAACAACCCCGACTACGAGGTCCGGGACGCGTCCCGGCTGCTCGACTGGTTGGCGTCGCGCCCCGAGGTGCGCACCGACGCCGACGGGGATCCGCAGGTCGGCGTCGTCGGTGGCTCGTACGGCGGCGCGCTGGCGCTGCTGCTGGCGGCGGCGGACGACCGGGTCGACGCGATCGTGCCGATGATCACCTGGAACGACCTGGCCGGGGCGTTCCTGCCGGAGGCCAGTGGCGCGGACCCGGTGGACGGGGTGTTCAAGAAGGGCTGGGCCGGGCTGTTCTTCGGTAGCGGCGGGGTCAGCGCAGGCGGTCCGGGGATGCCGATCGGTGCGGGACAACCCGCCTCCGGTCCGGGCACCGACCCAGGTGCAGACCCTGCGGGTCCGGGCACCGACCCGGCCGGTCCGGCGACGGATCCCGCCGACCCGGCGGCTGGCCAGCCGCCCGGTCCGGGCGACCCGGCCTCTGACCCGGCGGCTGACCCGGCGGCTGACCCGGTGGCCGGCGGAGTGGCCTGCGGGCGGTTCGCCACCGAGGTCTGCGCCGCCTACCTGCAGATCGCCACCACCGGCCGGGGCACCCCGGAGGCGGTGGCGCTGCTCGACCAGGCCAGCCCGGACCGCGTACTGGACCGGATCACCGCGCCGACCCTGCTGATCCAGGGCGGTGCCGACACCCTGTTCCCGCTCGCCGAGGCCGACGCCAACGCGCGGGGCATCGCCGCGAACGGCACCCCGGTCCGGGTCGCCTGGTACACCGGCGGGCACGACGGCGGAGCCGGCCCGCAGAGCGACCAGGACCGGGTCAAGTTCCTCACCGCCGGATGGCTCGACCACTACGTGGCCGGTGAAGGAGCCGCCCCCGACGACAGTTTCACCTGGTCGCGGGTTGCCGGCTTCGACGCGATGGACCGTGGCCTGGTGGCCACGGGCTACCGGATCGCCGACTACCCGGGCACCGCCGGCACCGACCGGACGACCGTCGAGGTCGCCGGGCCGGCGCAGCCGGTCGCGAACCCGCCGGCCGGCAACCCGGCGGCGATCTCGTCGCTGCCGCTCGCCGGTGGCCTGGCCGGCCTGCTCGGCGGGGTGGTCAGCGAACTACCCGGCCAGCACACCCACTTCGACTCGGCGCCGCTGACCGACCCGGTCGAGGTGGTCGGTGCGCCGACCGTGACGATCCGGGCCGCGTCGCCGACCGGCGAGGCGGTGCTGTTCGTCAAGCTGTACGACGTCGACCCGGACGGCACGATGAGCCTGCCCAGCGGGCTGGTCGCCCCGGTACGCCTGACCGGCCTGCCGGCGGACGTCGCGCAGGCGCAACCGGTCGAGGTGACCCTGCCGGCGATCGTGCACCGGTTCGAGGCCGGCAACCGACTGCGGATCGTGGTCGCCACCTCCGACCAGGCGTACGCCACGCCGGTCGAACCGACCGTCTACACCGTCGGGATCGGGTCCGGCGACGCCGCGCCGGTGAGCCTGCCGCAGGTCGCCGGTGAGCCGATCGCCACCTCGGCGGCGCTGTGGCGCTGGGTGCTCGCCGGGCTGGTCGCGGCGATCGTGATCGGGCTGGCCGTGGTCGTCACCGTCGTGCGGCTGCGCCAGCGCCGGGCGGACCACACGGTGGTCGCCGCGTACGCCCAGACCCCGCTGGTCGTGCGCGACCTGCGCAAGGAGTACGCCGACGGGTTCGTCGCCGTGGAACGGGTCGACTTCACCGTCGAACGTGGTCAGGTCGTCGGCCTGCTCGGGCCCAACGGTGCCGGCAAGACCACCACCCTGCGGGTGCTGATGGGGCTCACCCAGCCGACCACCGGCGAGATCCTGGTCTTCGGTCACCGGCTGGTGCCGGGTGCGCCGGTGCTGTCGCGGATCGGGTCGCTGGTCGAAGGACCGGGGTTCCTGCCGCACCTGTCTGGCATCGACAACCTGCGGGCGTACTGGCGGGCCACCGGACGCCCGGCGGCGGACGCGCACTTCGACGAGGCCCTGGAGATCGCCGGCCTCGGGGATTCGGTGCACCGCAGGATCCGCAACTACAGCCACGGCATGCGGCAGCGGCTCGCCATCGCCCAGGCGATGCTCGGCCTGCCGGAGTTGCTGGTGCTCGACGAACCCACCGACGGGCTCGATCCGCCGCAGATCGCCGAGATGCGCCGGGTGCTCAAGCGCTACGCCACCGGCGGACGGGCGGTGCTGGTCTCCAGCCACCTGCTGGCCGAGGTCGAACAGACCTGTACCCACGCGGTGGTGGTCAACAAGGGCCGGATCGTGGCCGCCGGGCCGGTCGACGAGATCGTCGGTGACTCGCCGAGCGTGCAGTTCGACGTCTCCGACGTGGCCGCCGCCGAGGCGGTCCTCGACCGGCTGCCGGGCGTACGGGCCGTCGCCGCCGACAACGGCGGGCTCATCGTCGACGTCGACGGCACCGCCCGCAGCGAGGTCGTGGCCGAGCTGGTCCGGGCCGGCGTCGCGGTGGACCGGGTGGTGCCGCGCCGCCGGCTGGAGGACGCCTTCCTCGCCCTGGTCGGCGAGAACTCACGGGGGAGCGGGGACCGCTGA
- a CDS encoding GNAT family N-acetyltransferase, with product MRHDVRLTPMSDDLLEPLLSAAVAEAEPGEVMPPVPGPAGWTAARRDAFREFHRAHFGGGHFGPAGTIMYAVTLGGDVVGGVRLTRLDAPSAVVETGIWLGRSARGRGIGAAALRAVLDEAVRLGAQLVIARTTPANRAAINLLRRCGAIIQVEQGQVRARFWLDEAFSTDLAG from the coding sequence GTGCGGCATGACGTGCGGTTGACCCCGATGAGCGACGACCTGTTGGAACCGTTGCTCTCCGCCGCCGTGGCCGAGGCCGAGCCGGGCGAGGTGATGCCCCCGGTGCCGGGCCCGGCCGGGTGGACCGCCGCCCGCCGCGACGCGTTCCGCGAGTTTCACCGCGCGCACTTCGGCGGTGGCCACTTCGGCCCCGCCGGCACCATCATGTACGCCGTCACCCTCGGCGGTGACGTGGTCGGTGGGGTCCGGCTCACCCGGCTCGACGCCCCGTCCGCCGTCGTGGAGACCGGCATCTGGCTCGGCCGCTCCGCCCGGGGCCGGGGCATCGGCGCCGCCGCCCTGCGGGCGGTGCTCGACGAAGCGGTACGCCTCGGCGCCCAACTGGTCATCGCCCGGACCACCCCGGCCAACCGGGCCGCGATCAACCTGCTGCGTCGCTGCGGGGCGATCATCCAGGTGGAGCAGGGTCAGGTGCGCGCCCGGTTCTGGCTGGACGAAGCGTTCAGCACCGACTTAGCCGGCTGA
- a CDS encoding AAA family ATPase: MADRELTLTASLRPAALDARRGIVRLHPEVLAALGITAGTPVRLTGRRSTAGVAARAEAGASRALLYADDLTLGNLGLRDGGQVTVTPVPQVAARRVTLDGPAEIVAVVSPEMLRLALLGKVVTAGDNVSLLPQDVFSDVAHRGLLEAARRSLANVVGYAWTSTLLTVAAAEPAGTAQSGPPLAGTTPAGDAVLVTMDTVVGWRHGPVTHGSTGEEVRPVGAVAQPPAADFVDEPLPQLDDLPGLRAQADELTELLDLGFHHREVLARLGTTVSLGVLLSGPAGSGKSALVRAVAAALDARVEALWAPEVAALTNDAAAQRLRVAAESVRRGDPAVLLISDVDALAPRDEPGPVSTVFRQLLAETVAAGAAVVCTTSHPEALDPGLRGPDLLAVQIAVPLPDTAMRREQLTVLTRGMPLAEDVRLDDVAARTPGFVAADLAALVREAGVRAALRQKTADAPLVAADDVEAALEVVRPTSMATSTLELAQVTLDDVGDMVEVKQMLTESVLWPLTYPDTFARLGVQPPRGVLLYGPPGCGKTFLVTALAGTGKANVLSVKGAELLSKWVGESERAVRELFRRARQAAPTLVFLDEVDALAPVRGQASDGGTTDRVVAALLTELDGVEALRNVVVVGATNRPDLVDPALLRPGRLERLVYVPPPDGEARVEILKASAKSVPLAEDVDLAALAASLDGFSAADCAALIRESALAAMRESLEASSVTAAHVAAARERVRPSLDPAQVAWLAAYADQQSRR, from the coding sequence GTGGCCGACCGTGAACTGACCCTGACCGCGAGCCTGCGACCTGCGGCGCTGGACGCCCGCCGGGGCATCGTCCGGCTGCACCCGGAGGTGCTGGCCGCGTTGGGCATCACCGCTGGCACGCCGGTCCGGCTGACCGGGCGACGCAGCACCGCCGGGGTCGCCGCCCGCGCCGAGGCCGGCGCGAGCCGGGCCCTGCTGTACGCCGACGACCTGACCCTGGGCAACCTGGGGTTGCGCGACGGTGGCCAGGTGACGGTCACCCCCGTACCGCAGGTGGCCGCCCGGCGGGTGACGCTGGACGGGCCGGCGGAGATCGTCGCCGTCGTCAGCCCGGAGATGCTGCGCCTGGCGCTGCTCGGCAAGGTCGTCACCGCCGGCGACAACGTGTCGCTGCTGCCGCAGGACGTCTTCTCCGACGTCGCGCACCGGGGCCTGCTCGAGGCGGCCCGGCGCAGCCTGGCCAACGTCGTCGGGTACGCCTGGACCAGCACCCTGCTCACGGTCGCCGCGGCCGAACCGGCCGGGACGGCACAGTCCGGACCGCCTCTGGCCGGCACGACGCCGGCCGGTGACGCGGTCCTGGTCACCATGGACACCGTGGTCGGCTGGCGGCACGGACCGGTCACCCACGGCTCGACCGGTGAGGAGGTCCGCCCGGTCGGTGCGGTGGCGCAGCCACCGGCGGCGGACTTCGTCGACGAGCCGCTGCCGCAGCTGGACGACCTGCCGGGTCTGCGGGCCCAGGCCGACGAGCTGACCGAACTGCTCGACCTGGGTTTCCACCACCGGGAGGTGCTGGCCCGGTTGGGCACCACCGTGTCGCTCGGCGTACTGCTCAGCGGGCCGGCCGGATCCGGCAAGTCGGCGCTGGTCCGGGCGGTCGCCGCCGCCCTGGACGCCCGGGTCGAGGCGCTCTGGGCGCCGGAGGTCGCGGCGCTGACCAACGACGCGGCGGCGCAGCGGCTACGTGTGGCGGCCGAGTCGGTCCGGCGCGGCGACCCGGCGGTCCTGCTCATCTCGGACGTGGACGCGTTGGCCCCACGCGACGAACCCGGACCGGTGTCCACGGTGTTCCGGCAACTGCTGGCCGAGACGGTGGCCGCCGGCGCGGCCGTGGTCTGCACCACCAGTCACCCGGAGGCGCTGGATCCGGGCCTGCGCGGGCCGGACCTGTTGGCGGTGCAGATCGCGGTGCCGCTGCCGGACACGGCGATGCGCCGGGAGCAGTTGACCGTGCTGACCCGGGGCATGCCGTTGGCCGAAGACGTCCGGCTGGACGACGTCGCCGCGCGTACCCCCGGGTTCGTCGCCGCCGACCTCGCCGCGCTGGTCCGCGAGGCCGGGGTGCGGGCGGCGTTGCGGCAGAAGACGGCGGACGCGCCGCTGGTCGCGGCCGACGACGTCGAGGCGGCCCTGGAGGTGGTCCGGCCGACGTCGATGGCCACCTCCACGCTGGAGCTGGCCCAGGTCACCTTGGACGACGTCGGTGACATGGTCGAGGTCAAGCAGATGCTGACCGAGTCGGTGCTGTGGCCGCTGACCTACCCGGACACGTTCGCCCGGCTGGGGGTCCAGCCGCCGCGCGGGGTGCTGTTGTACGGCCCGCCGGGGTGCGGCAAGACGTTCCTGGTCACCGCACTGGCCGGCACCGGTAAGGCGAACGTGCTGTCGGTCAAGGGTGCCGAGCTGTTGTCCAAATGGGTCGGCGAGAGCGAACGGGCGGTCCGGGAGCTGTTCCGTCGGGCCCGGCAGGCGGCCCCGACGCTGGTCTTCCTCGACGAGGTGGACGCCCTCGCCCCGGTCCGGGGGCAGGCCTCCGACGGCGGCACCACCGACCGGGTGGTGGCGGCCCTGCTGACCGAGTTGGACGGGGTCGAGGCGCTGCGCAACGTGGTGGTGGTCGGCGCGACGAACCGCCCGGACCTGGTCGATCCGGCGCTGCTGCGGCCGGGCCGGCTGGAGCGGCTGGTGTACGTGCCGCCGCCGGACGGCGAGGCCCGGGTGGAGATCCTCAAGGCGTCGGCGAAGTCGGTGCCGCTGGCCGAGGACGTCGACCTGGCCGCGTTGGCCGCGTCGTTGGACGGATTCTCGGCGGCGGACTGTGCCGCGCTGATCCGCGAGTCGGCGCTGGCCGCGATGCGGGAGTCGCTGGAGGCGTCGTCGGTGACGGCCGCGCACGTCGCGGCGGCCCGGGAACGGGTCCGGCCGTCGCTGGACCCGGCGCAGGTCGCCTGGCTGGCCGCGTACGCCGACCAGCAGTCCCGCCGGTGA
- a CDS encoding ABC transporter permease subunit — protein MGLYRAELRRLVKRRFVRYLTLAGLLVLAAIVVTTFLQNQKIGPAALAQAERSAEQEFRAAVEWTEQWQAECERSHASGSPDLNRFPPDCADIGVPTRDSFPAANYLPLTFIFAEEFPATLYTVASLLFLVFLAAGASFVGAEWSSGAMMNLLLWRPQRLRVLFTKLAALLTGVVAVTVPAVLLWTVAHWLIGALRGSTDGMTAGRWQSFALTELRVVVMVAAAAAVGFGLAAIGRHTALALGGVLGVLVLGQSALSFVAEAVGVRYPEAWLLPVYWIAWMDSSIELTDHRTCAGAPACVPPTMELTWVHTGALTAVVVALVLTVAAWTMRRRDIT, from the coding sequence ATGGGGCTCTACCGGGCGGAACTGCGCCGCCTCGTCAAGCGGCGCTTCGTCCGCTACCTGACCCTCGCCGGGCTGCTGGTCCTCGCCGCGATCGTCGTCACGACGTTCCTGCAGAACCAGAAGATCGGCCCGGCGGCGCTGGCGCAGGCCGAGCGCAGCGCCGAACAGGAGTTCCGGGCCGCGGTCGAGTGGACCGAGCAGTGGCAGGCCGAGTGTGAACGCAGCCACGCCTCCGGCTCACCCGACCTCAACCGGTTCCCGCCGGACTGCGCCGACATCGGTGTGCCCACTCGTGACTCGTTCCCGGCCGCGAACTACCTGCCGCTCACCTTCATCTTCGCCGAGGAGTTTCCGGCGACCCTCTACACGGTCGCCAGCCTGCTGTTTCTGGTGTTCCTCGCCGCCGGTGCCTCGTTCGTCGGCGCCGAGTGGAGCAGCGGCGCGATGATGAACCTGCTGCTGTGGCGACCGCAGCGGCTGCGGGTGCTGTTCACCAAGCTGGCCGCGCTGCTCACCGGCGTCGTGGCGGTGACCGTGCCGGCGGTGCTGCTGTGGACGGTCGCACACTGGCTGATCGGCGCGCTGCGTGGGTCGACCGACGGGATGACCGCCGGCCGGTGGCAGTCGTTCGCCCTGACCGAGTTGCGGGTGGTGGTGATGGTCGCCGCGGCGGCCGCGGTCGGCTTCGGACTGGCCGCGATCGGTCGGCACACCGCGTTGGCTCTCGGCGGGGTGCTCGGCGTCCTGGTGCTCGGGCAGTCGGCGTTGAGCTTCGTCGCCGAGGCGGTGGGCGTCCGCTACCCGGAGGCGTGGCTGCTGCCGGTGTACTGGATCGCCTGGATGGACTCGTCCATTGAGTTGACCGACCATCGGACGTGTGCCGGTGCTCCGGCCTGCGTACCGCCGACGATGGAACTCACCTGGGTGCACACCGGCGCGTTGACGGCGGTGGTGGTCGCGCTGGTGCTGACGGTGGCGGCCTGGACGATGCGCCGACGCGACATCACCTGA
- a CDS encoding dynamin family protein, with translation MTAKTTNPDADGTLQRATQIVDLALRACEAYDRPDLGRRLATIRTTLSDPVVHVVVVGEFKQGKSSLVNALVGTKICPVDDDVATVLPTYLRHGPQPSAQLLFSDDPARREPLAIEQVPNVVLERATGDDVPSGIAGVEIRLPRNILSNGLVLVDTPGVGGLGSVHAAASLAAASMADALLFVTDAAQELTRSELDFLRQAREVCPTVMCVMTKTDFYPHWRKIRDLNADHLSREVQMPIVPVSSTLRLRAVAGNDKELNVESGFPDLVRFVTQRVAGGAATRVAAQAAASVVGICEQMENQFTAEHAALADPEAAAKVVHELNAVKQRVESLKAAAAKWQQTLSDGISDLNADVDHDLRGRLRRILEEADAAIEEIDPADAWDETERWLQARVSNELLANYMMLRDRAMSLSDDVALHFQEAAGEVLRHVAIPDPVPLVGSAQVEHKIELAKMKLGKQAMVALKSAYGGALMFVMLGSLTGIALGPIGIGIGLVMGRKGLREEKKRQRANRQSQAKNAVRRYCDEVSFVMTKDSRDTLRRIQRQLRDHYSALAEELSRSNSAALAAAAEAAQRTKADRENRLRDLKAELDRLRQLKEHAAAIVG, from the coding sequence TTGACCGCGAAAACGACAAACCCTGACGCTGACGGCACTCTGCAACGGGCGACTCAGATCGTCGACCTCGCGCTACGCGCCTGCGAGGCGTACGACCGCCCCGATCTCGGTCGTCGGCTGGCCACCATCCGGACCACCCTGTCCGACCCGGTGGTGCACGTCGTGGTCGTCGGCGAGTTCAAGCAGGGCAAGAGTTCACTGGTGAACGCGCTGGTCGGGACGAAGATCTGCCCGGTCGACGACGACGTGGCCACGGTCCTGCCCACGTACCTCCGGCACGGCCCGCAGCCGTCGGCGCAGCTGCTGTTCAGCGACGACCCGGCCCGACGGGAGCCGCTGGCGATCGAGCAGGTTCCCAACGTGGTCCTGGAGCGCGCCACCGGCGACGACGTCCCGTCGGGGATCGCCGGGGTGGAGATCCGGCTCCCCCGCAACATCCTGTCCAACGGTCTGGTCCTGGTCGACACCCCCGGGGTCGGCGGGCTCGGCTCGGTGCACGCGGCGGCCAGCCTGGCCGCCGCGTCGATGGCCGACGCGCTGCTGTTCGTCACCGACGCCGCACAGGAGCTGACCCGCAGCGAGCTGGACTTCCTCCGGCAGGCCCGCGAGGTCTGTCCGACCGTGATGTGCGTGATGACCAAGACGGACTTCTATCCGCACTGGCGGAAGATCCGTGATCTGAACGCCGACCACCTCAGCCGTGAGGTGCAGATGCCGATCGTCCCGGTCTCGTCCACACTGCGGTTGCGGGCGGTCGCCGGCAACGACAAGGAGCTGAACGTCGAATCCGGGTTTCCCGACCTGGTCAGGTTCGTCACGCAACGGGTCGCCGGTGGCGCGGCGACCCGGGTCGCCGCGCAGGCCGCCGCGTCGGTGGTGGGGATCTGCGAACAGATGGAGAACCAGTTCACGGCGGAACACGCCGCGCTCGCCGACCCGGAGGCGGCGGCGAAGGTGGTGCACGAGCTCAACGCGGTGAAACAACGGGTCGAGTCGCTCAAGGCCGCGGCGGCGAAGTGGCAGCAGACGCTGAGCGACGGCATCTCCGACCTGAACGCCGACGTCGACCACGACCTGCGCGGACGGCTCCGCCGAATCCTCGAGGAGGCGGACGCCGCGATCGAGGAGATCGACCCCGCCGACGCCTGGGACGAGACCGAACGGTGGTTGCAGGCCAGGGTCTCCAACGAACTGCTGGCCAACTACATGATGCTGCGTGACCGGGCGATGAGCCTCAGCGACGACGTGGCCCTGCACTTCCAGGAGGCCGCCGGCGAGGTGCTGCGGCACGTCGCGATCCCCGACCCGGTCCCGCTGGTCGGCAGCGCCCAGGTGGAACACAAGATCGAGCTGGCCAAGATGAAGCTCGGCAAGCAGGCGATGGTGGCGCTCAAGAGCGCGTACGGCGGTGCGCTGATGTTCGTCATGCTCGGCTCGTTGACCGGCATCGCGCTCGGTCCGATCGGGATCGGCATCGGACTGGTGATGGGCCGCAAAGGTCTGCGGGAGGAGAAGAAGCGGCAACGCGCCAACCGGCAGAGCCAGGCGAAGAACGCGGTCCGCCGGTACTGCGACGAGGTCAGCTTCGTGATGACCAAGGACTCCCGGGACACTCTGCGCCGGATCCAGCGGCAACTGCGCGACCACTACAGCGCGCTGGCCGAGGAGCTGTCCCGGTCCAACTCCGCCGCGCTGGCCGCCGCCGCGGAGGCGGCGCAACGGACCAAGGCCGACCGGGAGAACCGGCTGCGCGATCTGAAGGCCGAACTGGACCGGCTGCGGCAGTTGAAGGAGCACGCCGCCGCCATCGTCGGCTGA
- a CDS encoding DUF3263 domain-containing protein, whose protein sequence is MPAADESRTGPVPGAVPQTSTNVPRQRVDPDAGPDAGRDTDPDAGPDVESGLDAAPADSPTDLDAISTTATPTGPAPAASASLTEREQRILDFERQWWKHAGAKEQSIRDTFGLSATRYYQLLHQLLDNPAALAAEPVLVARLRRLRAARSRARRR, encoded by the coding sequence GTGCCGGCTGCTGACGAGTCCCGGACCGGACCCGTCCCGGGTGCGGTGCCCCAGACATCGACGAACGTTCCCCGGCAGCGGGTCGATCCGGATGCCGGCCCGGACGCGGGCCGGGACACCGATCCGGACGCCGGCCCGGATGTCGAGTCCGGCCTCGACGCGGCACCGGCCGACTCGCCGACCGACCTCGACGCCATCTCGACCACGGCGACGCCGACCGGGCCGGCGCCAGCCGCGTCCGCCTCGTTGACCGAGCGCGAACAGCGGATTCTCGACTTCGAACGCCAGTGGTGGAAGCACGCCGGTGCCAAGGAACAGTCGATCCGGGACACCTTCGGGCTCTCCGCGACCCGCTACTACCAGCTGCTGCACCAACTGCTGGACAATCCGGCGGCGTTGGCGGCGGAGCCGGTGCTGGTGGCCCGGCTCCGGCGGCTGCGGGCCGCGCGGTCGCGGGCCCGCCGCCGCTGA